In one window of Duganella dendranthematis DNA:
- a CDS encoding branched-chain amino acid ABC transporter substrate-binding protein has product MQFTTKTVCRALALAFIGAAGAASVQAEDTIKIGHVAATSGPIAHLGKDNENGARMAVDELNAKGLVIGGKKYKIVLQAEDDAGDPKQATTVAQKLVDAKVLGVIGHETSGTTIPASRLYYDAGIPQITPSASAPQYTHQRYNTTFRNIANDEQLGPALARYAMQTMKVKRIAVVDDRTSYGKGLADEFSKTVKRTGAATGTTIVSTQYTNDKATDLMAILTAIKATKPDMVFFGGMDAVAAPMLRQMKQLGFPVKFMGGDGMCSDSVPRLTGDGMSDGQVICAEAGGVEPAQEKGMEDFRVAYKKRYGIEVQTYAPYAYDALMMMVEAMQKAGSPDPAKYLPQLAKLKHKGLLGNISFDANGDVQDGLLTIYTFKGGHRQKLAVIK; this is encoded by the coding sequence ATGCAGTTCACAACAAAAACAGTATGCCGCGCACTGGCGCTGGCCTTTATCGGCGCTGCGGGTGCCGCCTCCGTGCAAGCGGAAGACACCATCAAGATCGGCCACGTGGCCGCCACTTCCGGCCCGATCGCACACCTGGGCAAGGACAATGAAAACGGCGCGCGCATGGCGGTCGATGAGTTGAATGCCAAGGGGCTGGTCATTGGTGGCAAAAAATACAAGATCGTGTTGCAGGCCGAAGACGACGCCGGCGATCCGAAACAAGCCACCACCGTGGCGCAGAAACTGGTGGATGCCAAGGTGCTGGGCGTGATCGGTCACGAGACCTCCGGCACCACGATTCCGGCCTCGCGCCTGTATTATGACGCCGGCATTCCGCAGATTACGCCGTCGGCCAGCGCGCCGCAGTACACGCACCAGCGTTATAACACTACCTTCCGCAATATCGCCAACGACGAGCAGCTCGGCCCTGCGCTGGCGCGTTACGCGATGCAGACCATGAAGGTCAAGCGCATCGCCGTGGTGGATGATCGTACGTCCTACGGCAAAGGCCTGGCTGATGAATTCAGCAAGACCGTCAAACGCACTGGCGCCGCCACCGGCACAACCATCGTTTCGACCCAGTACACCAACGACAAGGCGACTGACCTGATGGCGATCCTGACCGCCATCAAGGCCACCAAGCCGGATATGGTCTTCTTCGGCGGTATGGACGCGGTGGCCGCGCCGATGCTGCGCCAGATGAAGCAACTGGGCTTCCCGGTCAAGTTCATGGGCGGCGACGGCATGTGTTCGGACTCGGTACCGCGCCTGACCGGTGACGGCATGAGCGACGGCCAGGTGATCTGCGCCGAAGCGGGCGGCGTCGAGCCGGCGCAGGAAAAAGGCATGGAAGACTTCCGCGTTGCCTACAAAAAGCGCTATGGTATCGAAGTGCAGACTTACGCACCGTATGCCTACGATGCGCTGATGATGATGGTGGAAGCGATGCAGAAAGCCGGTTCGCCCGATCCGGCCAAATACCTGCCGCAACTGGCAAAGCTGAAGCATAAAGGCTTGCTGGGGAATATCTCGTTCGACGCCAACGGCGACGTGCAGGATGGCCTGCTGACCATCTACACCTTCAAAGGCGGGCACCGCCAGAAGCTGGCAGTGATCAAGTAA
- a CDS encoding outer membrane beta-barrel family protein: MQKILLTCCLTGSAILPAYAQTATPETPATKPAKPTTAILPAPAKAKEVLPEVTVSAERPTNRIDRQVYDVKSDISSTNGTAADALNNVPSVNVDPDGTVTLRGSTNVQIMVDGKPSAMLQGDNRGPALQAMAADDIESVEVINNPGAQFGNEAGGGPILNLVMRRNRKPGGMATVNGNAGTAGRYNSAVNGSYNEGPWGFQGSANVRHDGRNSTADVVRDTLDTGTGQFVHNNQTSVGRGLNDMAGLNGTVSYNLNQTDTLTGSASYNKRTNDQQSSDHYVNGATSLIPAADYVRSTSRTGDSNNFGWGARYDHKGDLPNETLKIDLRVSASENDNVNNYANAYATPGWIDTRANQRNHNDTRIVDFTGDYERPLWGGTAKTGYKIATNDNNVNTLYTDINPISGAATVNNGRTNAYELDETVYALYGTYQMRLNDRWGALAGLRAEYTDMDINQITGSVEAKNHYINYIPSAYATYKVTDNANLRFAYARRIRRPNANDLNPYVTYRDEFNVFSGNPNLKPTKTDSFEVGYETKIAGLETNLRGYYRKDTDSIVDYRYFVAPNVLLTTRANGEGSHSSGLEFTVSGKLTPSLTLNTSGNLARSQQSFYDDSGNLITRTANSLSGRARLNYSYDAANQIQMALQMMGKTLSGQGYRSANHTFNMSWRHTVTPQLTLVANVTDLFNTNKMQTIIDSDTLRETSTRRFDGRVFYVGLSYRFGGTASSGEHREEGWGPRPGGPGGPGPGAGGPPPGA, translated from the coding sequence ATGCAAAAGATCCTGCTTACCTGCTGCCTGACCGGCAGCGCGATTCTGCCAGCTTACGCCCAAACCGCCACTCCCGAAACGCCAGCCACCAAGCCAGCCAAGCCGACCACCGCCATCCTTCCTGCGCCCGCCAAGGCCAAGGAAGTGTTGCCGGAAGTGACCGTTTCCGCTGAGCGCCCGACCAACCGCATCGACCGCCAGGTCTACGATGTCAAGTCCGATATCTCCAGCACCAATGGCACCGCCGCCGATGCACTCAACAACGTGCCATCGGTCAACGTCGATCCCGACGGCACCGTCACGCTGCGGGGCAGCACCAACGTGCAGATCATGGTGGACGGCAAGCCATCGGCCATGCTGCAAGGCGATAACCGCGGCCCGGCACTGCAGGCGATGGCGGCCGACGACATCGAGTCGGTCGAGGTGATCAACAATCCCGGCGCGCAGTTCGGCAACGAAGCCGGCGGCGGTCCGATCCTGAATCTGGTGATGCGCCGCAACCGCAAGCCGGGCGGCATGGCCACCGTCAACGGTAACGCCGGCACGGCCGGCCGCTACAACAGCGCCGTCAACGGCAGCTACAACGAAGGCCCGTGGGGCTTCCAGGGCAGCGCCAACGTGCGCCATGACGGCCGCAACTCCACCGCCGACGTGGTGCGCGACACGCTGGACACCGGCACCGGCCAGTTCGTCCACAACAACCAGACCTCGGTCGGCCGTGGTCTGAACGACATGGCCGGCTTGAACGGCACCGTCAGCTACAACCTGAACCAGACCGACACCCTGACCGGCAGCGCCTCGTACAACAAGCGCACCAACGACCAGCAGTCCAGCGACCATTACGTCAATGGCGCCACCAGCCTGATTCCGGCGGCCGACTACGTGCGCAGCACCTCCCGCACCGGCGACAGCAACAACTTCGGCTGGGGCGCGCGCTACGACCACAAGGGCGACCTGCCGAACGAAACGCTGAAAATCGACCTGCGCGTGTCGGCTTCGGAAAACGACAACGTCAACAACTACGCCAACGCCTACGCCACGCCGGGATGGATCGACACCCGCGCCAATCAGCGCAACCACAATGACACCCGCATCGTCGACTTCACCGGCGATTACGAGCGTCCACTGTGGGGCGGCACCGCCAAGACCGGCTACAAGATCGCCACCAACGACAACAACGTCAACACGCTGTACACCGACATCAATCCGATCAGCGGCGCGGCCACCGTCAACAACGGCCGCACCAATGCCTATGAGCTGGATGAAACCGTGTATGCGCTGTACGGCACCTACCAGATGCGCCTGAACGACCGCTGGGGTGCGCTGGCCGGCCTGCGCGCCGAGTATACCGACATGGACATCAACCAGATCACCGGCAGTGTCGAGGCGAAGAACCACTACATCAACTACATCCCGAGCGCCTACGCCACTTACAAGGTCACGGACAACGCCAACCTGCGCTTCGCCTATGCGCGCCGGATTCGTCGCCCCAACGCCAATGACCTCAATCCGTATGTGACCTACCGCGATGAGTTCAACGTCTTCTCGGGCAACCCGAACCTGAAGCCGACCAAGACCGATTCCTTCGAAGTGGGTTACGAGACCAAGATCGCCGGCCTGGAAACCAATCTGCGCGGCTACTACCGCAAGGACACCGACTCCATCGTCGACTACCGCTACTTCGTCGCGCCGAACGTGCTGCTGACCACCCGCGCCAACGGCGAAGGCAGTCATTCGAGCGGCCTGGAATTCACCGTGAGCGGCAAGCTGACGCCATCGCTGACGCTGAACACCAGCGGCAACCTGGCGCGCTCGCAGCAAAGCTTCTACGACGACAGCGGCAATCTGATCACGCGCACCGCCAACTCGCTGAGCGGCCGCGCGCGACTGAACTACTCGTACGACGCCGCCAATCAGATTCAGATGGCGTTGCAAATGATGGGCAAGACCTTGTCCGGCCAAGGCTACCGTTCGGCCAACCACACCTTCAACATGAGCTGGCGCCACACGGTTACGCCGCAACTGACGCTGGTAGCCAACGTGACGGACCTGTTCAACACCAACAAGATGCAGACCATCATCGACAGCGACACGCTGCGCGAAACCAGCACCCGCCGCTTCGACGGCCGCGTGTTCTATGTCGGCCTGTCGTACCGCTTCGGCGGCACCGCATCGAGCGGTGAGCATCGCGAGGAAGGCTGGGGCCCGCGTCCCGGCGGCCCGGGCGGTCCTGGCCCTGGCGCCGGCGGCCCGCCACCCGGCGCGTAA
- a CDS encoding OsmC family protein — MARGTASIGKDHYTTQIEVSGHALTADEPARNGGQDAGPAPYDYLLASLGACTTITLRMYADRKQWPVTAVDVALQLIHAEDGSLLVRRTLTISGDIDTAQQARMAEIAEKTPVTLTLKAGLRIDTTLA; from the coding sequence ATGGCACGCGGCACAGCTTCCATCGGCAAGGACCATTACACCACCCAAATCGAGGTCAGCGGACACGCGCTGACAGCCGACGAACCGGCCCGCAATGGCGGCCAGGACGCCGGTCCGGCGCCATATGATTACCTGCTGGCCAGCCTCGGCGCCTGCACCACCATCACGCTACGCATGTACGCCGACCGCAAGCAGTGGCCGGTGACGGCGGTCGACGTCGCGCTGCAGCTGATCCATGCGGAAGACGGCAGCCTGCTTGTGCGCCGCACGCTGACCATCAGCGGCGACATCGACACCGCACAGCAAGCCCGCATGGCGGAAATCGCCGAGAAGACGCCGGTCACGCTGACGTTGAAAGCGGGCCTGCGCATCGATACCACGCTGGCCTGA
- a CDS encoding DUF6036 family nucleotidyltransferase: protein MQSFTEAILRLFEELNDRLIGRGLPDGAVRAYLFGGCGVHMYARNRVSTDVDAEFDYNLIHREDVVLVLNELPPVDFVSPTSGPSLLHFDARFSTTLGPLHVDYQDRAVQLERCDNSRSALTVWLPSAVDLAISKLGRLAPMDLEDILTLLQEPSASWSEFERLATEASQYYVGRNLAGTIAYIKLQWQRRAGHDSGSEDVE from the coding sequence ATGCAATCATTCACTGAAGCGATACTGCGATTGTTTGAGGAGTTGAACGACCGGCTGATCGGACGAGGCTTACCAGACGGGGCTGTGCGCGCTTATCTTTTCGGCGGTTGTGGCGTGCACATGTACGCACGGAATCGTGTCAGCACAGATGTTGACGCGGAGTTTGACTATAATTTAATCCATCGCGAGGACGTTGTGCTGGTACTTAATGAGTTGCCACCAGTTGATTTCGTTAGCCCAACGTCAGGCCCGTCGCTTCTTCATTTTGATGCCCGATTCAGCACCACACTTGGCCCGCTCCATGTGGATTATCAAGATCGGGCCGTTCAGTTGGAGCGCTGTGACAATAGCCGTTCAGCATTGACAGTTTGGCTGCCTAGCGCTGTAGATTTGGCCATATCCAAGCTAGGCCGCCTGGCTCCGATGGACCTTGAAGACATTTTGACCTTGCTTCAAGAACCATCCGCCAGTTGGAGTGAGTTCGAACGGTTGGCAACCGAGGCTTCCCAATATTATGTAGGCAGAAATCTGGCGGGCACGATTGCCTACATAAAGTTGCAATGGCAAAGGAGGGCAGGTCATGATTCCGGCAGTGAAGATGTTGAATGA
- a CDS encoding choice-of-anchor J family PEP-CTERM protein: MKPINHLVGLLVAAASCSAVAVPLLSEGFDDIRALPANGWVLINNSAPPGSTSWFQGNPGFFPAAAGPADSYIAANFNNAAFGGAVSNWLLTPEVNLYNGESLNFSLRLLGEGALDRVEVYFSTSGASTDVSNSFSLLTAFEADLDTGWRQRAVLVDGLTGPASGRFGFRYVVDDTSLNGNYIGLDSVSINAIPEPSTVALMCLGAMALRFRQRWCRRWLFAGGMASLTLAAHAASPDQDGVMRFPHVQVIAQPATQPAPSGGGFMAYKDPVTGKLTSPNPEQAALLTSALRVAAPLAKQAPPQVARAQHGGVRLMLDERHDRFAVARKAADGSVTQSCEPAPGEQK, translated from the coding sequence ATGAAGCCGATCAACCATCTGGTGGGGCTGCTGGTGGCCGCCGCCAGTTGCTCCGCCGTTGCCGTGCCCTTGCTGTCCGAGGGCTTTGATGACATCCGCGCGCTGCCCGCCAACGGCTGGGTGCTGATCAATAACAGTGCGCCGCCCGGCAGCACCAGCTGGTTCCAGGGCAATCCGGGATTCTTCCCGGCCGCCGCCGGGCCCGCCGATTCCTACATCGCGGCTAACTTCAACAATGCCGCATTCGGCGGCGCAGTCAGCAACTGGTTGCTGACGCCGGAAGTCAATCTCTACAATGGCGAGTCGCTGAACTTCTCGCTGCGTCTGCTGGGCGAGGGCGCGCTGGACCGGGTGGAAGTCTACTTCAGCACCAGCGGCGCCAGCACCGACGTCAGCAACAGTTTCTCTTTGCTGACGGCGTTTGAGGCGGATCTCGATACCGGCTGGCGACAACGCGCCGTGCTGGTCGACGGCCTGACCGGGCCGGCCAGCGGCCGCTTCGGCTTCCGCTACGTGGTCGACGATACCAGTCTCAACGGCAACTACATCGGCCTCGACAGCGTCAGCATCAACGCCATTCCCGAACCGTCGACCGTGGCGCTGATGTGCCTGGGCGCGATGGCCTTACGTTTCCGCCAGCGCTGGTGCCGCCGTTGGCTGTTCGCCGGCGGCATGGCCAGCCTGACGCTGGCGGCGCATGCGGCCTCGCCGGATCAAGACGGCGTGATGCGGTTTCCGCACGTGCAGGTCATAGCTCAGCCGGCCACGCAGCCAGCCCCGTCCGGTGGTGGGTTCATGGCCTATAAAGACCCGGTCACCGGCAAGTTGACCAGCCCAAATCCAGAACAGGCCGCCTTGCTGACTTCGGCGCTGCGCGTGGCGGCCCCGCTGGCCAAGCAGGCGCCGCCGCAAGTGGCGCGCGCGCAGCACGGCGGCGTGCGCCTGATGCTGGACGAGCGCCACGACCGCTTCGCCGTCGCCCGCAAGGCGGCTGATGGCAGCGTCACCCAATCCTGCGAGCCGGCGCCGGGAGAGCAAAAATGA
- a CDS encoding PA domain-containing protein, whose protein sequence is MNMLLTILLALLLCSNSWAAATITIVNGDPAGVGFNDPTPVTPVGGNTGITLGAQRLNAFQAAASKWGETLDSNVPIRVLATWEALPCTDTAAVLGSAGALEVFSDFPGAPQANAWFGKAETNKLIGFDADPDTPDIRARFNVNLGQPGCFTGSPFYLGLDNNHGSNTDLVTVLLHEFAHGLGFQTYTDDETGELLAGIPSIWDYFLLDTTTGKVWTDMNNAERVASAIKSGKLVWNGVQVTNAAQVVLQAGTPILTVLTPPEVAGIYQVGTAAFGPPLSSPGVTGEVMPVVDTPPDLGLACVPLSDLNTRAVRGKIAMIDRGTCTFVVKIRNVQEAGAVGTIVVDNVAGAPPPGIGGSDPGIVIPVVRITLEDGQALKQAIARRTRTHSGMYANLGVNLGIRAGTDPLGRVLMYAPRPNQPGSSVSHCDTSATPNQLMEPAINADLRHEVKPPFDLTYPLLKDIGW, encoded by the coding sequence ATGAACATGCTGCTGACCATCTTGCTGGCGCTGCTGCTGTGCTCCAACAGCTGGGCCGCCGCCACCATCACCATCGTCAATGGCGACCCCGCTGGCGTCGGCTTCAACGATCCGACGCCGGTGACGCCGGTGGGCGGCAACACCGGCATTACGCTGGGTGCGCAACGTTTGAACGCGTTCCAGGCCGCCGCCAGCAAATGGGGCGAAACGCTGGATAGCAACGTCCCCATCCGCGTGCTGGCCACCTGGGAAGCGCTGCCGTGCACCGACACTGCCGCCGTACTGGGCAGCGCCGGCGCGCTGGAAGTGTTTTCCGACTTCCCCGGCGCGCCGCAAGCCAACGCCTGGTTCGGCAAGGCCGAGACCAACAAATTGATCGGCTTCGACGCCGACCCGGACACGCCGGATATCCGCGCCCGTTTCAACGTCAACCTGGGGCAGCCCGGCTGCTTCACCGGTTCGCCGTTCTATCTCGGGCTGGACAACAACCATGGATCGAATACCGACCTGGTGACGGTGCTGCTGCACGAGTTTGCGCACGGCCTCGGCTTCCAGACCTACACCGATGACGAAACCGGCGAGCTGCTGGCCGGCATTCCCAGCATCTGGGATTACTTCCTGCTGGATACGACCACCGGCAAAGTTTGGACGGATATGAACAACGCCGAACGGGTGGCGTCGGCCATCAAGTCTGGCAAGCTGGTGTGGAATGGCGTGCAGGTCACCAATGCCGCGCAGGTTGTCTTGCAGGCTGGTACGCCGATCCTGACCGTGTTGACGCCACCGGAAGTGGCGGGCATCTACCAGGTAGGCACTGCCGCCTTCGGGCCGCCGTTGAGTAGCCCCGGCGTGACCGGCGAGGTGATGCCGGTGGTGGATACGCCACCGGATCTGGGCCTGGCGTGCGTGCCGCTGTCGGACCTCAACACGCGCGCGGTGCGGGGCAAGATCGCGATGATCGACCGGGGCACGTGTACTTTCGTGGTCAAGATTCGCAATGTGCAGGAGGCGGGCGCCGTCGGCACGATCGTGGTCGACAATGTGGCCGGGGCGCCGCCGCCTGGTATTGGCGGCAGCGATCCGGGCATTGTGATCCCGGTGGTGCGCATTACGCTGGAAGACGGGCAGGCGCTGAAGCAGGCTATCGCCAGGCGCACCCGCACGCATTCCGGCATGTACGCCAACCTCGGCGTCAATCTGGGCATACGGGCCGGCACCGATCCGCTGGGGAGGGTGCTGATGTATGCGCCACGGCCCAATCAGCCGGGTTCGTCGGTGTCGCACTGCGATACCAGCGCCACGCCCAACCAGCTGATGGAGCCGGCCATCAATGCCGACCTGCGGCATGAAGTCAAGCCGCCGTTCGACCTGACTTATCCGCTGCTGAAGGACATCGGCTGGTGA
- a CDS encoding PilZ domain-containing protein, which translates to MQGKHAQPTQIIDISRMGVAFVSDHAMPTDEQLLLNFCFPGSAIRNEITLTVVNSSAVGSHGRFRNGARFIAISEACADRIVDYVTTAPA; encoded by the coding sequence ATGCAAGGAAAACACGCACAACCGACGCAGATCATCGATATCTCGCGCATGGGCGTAGCATTTGTCAGCGACCACGCCATGCCGACTGATGAACAATTGCTACTGAATTTCTGCTTTCCCGGCAGCGCGATCCGCAACGAGATCACGCTGACCGTCGTCAATAGCAGCGCCGTAGGCTCCCACGGCCGCTTCCGCAACGGAGCCCGTTTCATTGCAATTTCCGAAGCCTGCGCCGACCGCATTGTCGATTACGTCACCACCGCCCCGGCCTGA